In Phaseolus vulgaris cultivar G19833 chromosome 7, P. vulgaris v2.0, whole genome shotgun sequence, the genomic stretch ATAGCAAAGAAAGCTATGCAAAGGAGGTGAAAGACTTGATTCCAAACCACAATGATTCGATTTCCGTAGTGCTGTCACGTTTTCAAGCCATTGGCATTGACATTGAAGCCACAGTCGCTCTATTAGGTATAAAACATTCCCTGTGTTATTATACTTGAACGAAACTAATACTTAAGAAGTAATATATGGACTCATGCCTAACCTTTTAGGCAGAAACCAACTCAAAGCCAATAAAACTAAaggagaaaaataatattatagaaaagtacaatcaattaaaaaaattgaattaagatAATATATATTGGTTAAAGAAAAACTATTTGTTGATTGATTCAGGAGCTCACTCAGTGGGAAGAGTTCACTGCGTGAACCTTGTACACAGATTGTATCCTACTGTTGACACAACACTTGATCCTGCACATGCTGAGTACCTGAAACGTCGCTGTCCAACACCCAATCCTGATCCAAAGGCTGTCTTGTATTCAAGAAATGACCTGAAAACGCCCATGATCATTGACAACAACTACTACAAGAACATCTTGCAACACAAGGGTCTCCTCACTGTGGATGAAGAGCTTGCCACTGACTCAAGAACAGCACCTTACGTCCAAAAGATGGCCAATGACAATGAATATTTCCACCAGCAGTTCTCAAGGGCCATTCAATTGTTATCTGAGACCAATCCTCTAACAGGGGATCAAGGAGAAATTAGAAAGGATTGTCGCTACCTCAATGTCCattagatatatatataaagcTTGGCTTTTCGTGCATGACGCTATAAGTATACAGTGAATCAAAATAAAAGGGTGGAACGTACTCGGCATGGGTTGGCTAGAAAAGCTATTGGGTCTTGTCTTTTATATATATCTCACATTGCTCTTGCTAAGAAGTTGTtcacaattatatatattactttaGCTAACAAGGCCTAACATTTTAAGAGGTTTATgcagttcttttttttttatctgttatTATCGAGATCGAACGAAAAGTGTCTGAGGTGTGGATTGAGAAAACTTTGAGAAGTCGAGCTGGTTTTTTTGCAAAGTGGTTGTTGAACTTGTTGAAAAATATGAAGATTCATCTACAGAATATTTTTCAAACGCTAAAATTAGTAAATGTTAGAGAAATTTTTAAAAGTGTTGATATAAGTAATAAATGAGAAAATTAAGTGAGTAGTAGTGCATATTTATAGGTCTTTCGACGTAGGTTTTAAGTATCCAAAAGTGGTTAAGATGAGTTGGTTATCAAGCGGTTCCGTTCGATCAATTATAACCAAGTTCGTTATATATACATTCGAGTTATTTGGAAGTGGGTATTATATCTACCAATATTTGCAAAGTCCGATAGTACACCAGACTCCCAAGTTTGAAATCCATGAATAAGGTGCAGATGaacatattaatatattaagtgGATGAACGAGTTTTTGTATTTATCAAACTCAATTTAAGTTTAAGTAACTAATTCCAAGGTTTCATTTTCACAACCGTTTTATAAGTTGAAGCTTTACGACCTTATCAAGGACTGAAGTTTTCTCTAATCAAGGTGTACTCGATGTATGTCATATGATATGCTTTACTCATAGGGTTGTTGCCCATACGcatttatgaaagatttttacTCATAATAAA encodes the following:
- the LOC137828879 gene encoding peroxidase 21; amino-acid sequence: MATITNPPSNICFLLLLLLAHFNLGKSQLQLNYYSKSCPKAEDIIKQQVTQLYQKHGNTAVSWVRNLFHDCVVQSCDASLLLETPRHGTLVSEQTSERSFGMRNFKYVNTIKAAVEEECPLTVSCADIVALSARDGISLLGGPSIEMKTGRRDSKESYAKEVKDLIPNHNDSISVVLSRFQAIGIDIEATVALLGAHSVGRVHCVNLVHRLYPTVDTTLDPAHAEYLKRRCPTPNPDPKAVLYSRNDLKTPMIIDNNYYKNILQHKGLLTVDEELATDSRTAPYVQKMANDNEYFHQQFSRAIQLLSETNPLTGDQGEIRKDCRYLNVH